The Streptococcus mitis region ATATCTACCTGTCTGATTTGCTTAGCACACCAGCTATCTTGAAAAATATTGGACGCATTATTGCCAAGAGCTTTATGGACCAAAAAATCGACGCGGTTATGACCGTAGCGACTAAGGGTGTTCCACTTGCAAATGCAGTTGCCAATGTCCTCAATGTTCCTTTTGTTATTGTGCGCCGCGACCTGAAAATTACCGAAGGTTCAACTGTCAGCGTCAACTATGTATCCGGTTCAAGTGGTGACCGTATCGAGAAAATGTTCCTTTCAAAACGCAGTCTCAAGGCTGGCAGCCGTGTCTTGATTGTGGATGACTTCTTGAAAGGTGGCGGAACTGTCAACGGGATGATCAGTCTCTTGCGTGAGTTTGATTCAGAATTGGCAGGTGTAGCGGTCTTTGCGGATAATGCTCAAGAAGAACGCGAAAAGCAGTTTGACTACAAGTCACTCTTGAAAGTAACCAATATTGATGTCAAGAACCAAGCCATCGATGTTGAGGTTGGCAATATCTTTGACGAAGATAAATAAGAGATAGAACTAAAGGTTGGAACGATTGTCCCAGCCTTTCTTTGCAAATAGAATAGAAGGAAACTTATGAAGACACCATTTATCAATAAAGAAGACTTAGAAGCGATTGTTGCCGAGTTCCCGACTCCCTTTCACTTGTATGATGAGAAGGGAATTCGTGAGAAGGCAAGAGCCGTCAACCAAGCCTTTTCGTGGAACAAGGGCTTTAAGGAATATTTTGCAGTGAAGGCTACTCCAACCCCAGCTATTTTGAAAATTCTCCAAGAGGAAGGTTGCGGTGTGGACTGCTCTAGTTATGTGGAGCTTTTGATGAGTCATAAATTGAATTTCCCTGGTTCTGAGATCATGTTCTCTTCTAACAACACGCCAGACAAGGAATACGCCTATGCACGTGAATTGGGTGCGACCATTAACTTGGATGCCTTTGAAGATATTGAACATCTAGAGCGTGCAGCAGGCATTCCAGAAATTATCTCTTGTCGTTACAATCCTGGAGGCGTTTTTGAACTAGGGACAGACATTATGGACAATCCTGGAGAAGCCAAGTTTGGCATGACCAAGGACCAGCTATTTGAAGCTTTTGCCATTTTGAAGGAAAAAGGAACCAAGACTTTTGGGATTCACTCCTTCCTAGCGTCCAATACCGTGACCCATCTCTATTATCCAGAGTTGGCGCGTCAGCTTTTTGAATTGGCTGTTGAAATCAAGGAAAAGTTGGGCATTTCGCTAGACTTTATCAATCTTTCTGGCGGTATTGGTGTCAATTATCGTCCTGAGCAGGAACCAAATGATATTGCCTTGATTGGTGAGGGAGTTCGTAAGGTGTATGAAGAGGTTCTTACGCCAGCAGGTCTTGGTCAGGTTAAGATTTTCACCGAATTGGGTCGCTTTATGTTAGCTCCTCATGGGGCTCTAGTCACAAGAGTCACTCATAAGAAGAAAACCTACCGTACCTATCTAGGTGTGGATGCATCAGCAGTCAATCTCATGCGTCCAGCCATGTATGGAGCCTACCACCATATTACTAACGTAACCCATCCAGATGGACCAGCTGAAGTGGTAGATGTGGTAGGATCTCTCTGCGAAAATAATGATAAATTTGCAGTGAATCGCGAACTGCCTCATACAGAAATAGGTGATTTGCTAGTCATTCATGATACAGGTGCTCACGGTTTTTCAATGGGCTACCAGTACAATGCCAAACTTCGCTCTGCGGAAATCCTTTATACTGAAGAAGGCAAAGCCCGTCAAATCCGCCGTGCAGAGCGCCCTGAGGACTATTTTGCAACCTTGTATGGTTTTGATTTTGAAGAATAAAATGATAATTAATTGAAAATGAAATTGAAAAACAGATTGCTTTCTAAAAAATAGGCAAAAATCTTGTTTTTCCTTCAAGTCGTGATATAATAAAACTATAAAACGTTTTCAAGGAAGGTAACGATATGTCTGAAGAAATAATTGATTATGGACAAGTGACAGGAATGGTGCATTCGACAGAAAGTTTTGGGGCGGTAGATGGCCCTGGTATTCGCTTTATTGTCTTTTTGCAGGGCTGTCACATGCGTTGCCAGTATTGCCATAACCCGGATACTTGGGCTATGGAGTCTAATAAATCACGTGAACGGACGGTAGATGATGTCTTGACAGAGGCCTTACGTTACCGCGGTTTCTGGGGAGACAAGGGAGGAATCACTGTCAGTGGGGGAGAAGCCCTCTTGCAGATTGATTTCTTGATTGCACTATTTACCAAGGCCAAGGAAAAAGGAATTCACTGTACCTTGGATACCTGTGCACTGCCTTTCCGTAATAAACCCCGTTACCTTGAGAAGTTTGACAAGCTCATGGCTGTCACTGACTTGGTTCTCTTGGATATCAAGGAAATCGACGAAGAACAGCACAAAATTGTTACTAGCCAAACCAATAAAAATATCTTGGCCTGTGCCCAGTATCTATCAGATATTGGAAAACCTGTCTGGATTCGCCATGTGCTAGTTCCGGGATTGACAGATAGAGATGATGACTTGATTGAACTTGGTAAGTTCGTCAAGACCCTCAAAAATGTTGATAAGTTTGAAATTCTACCTTATCACACCATGGGTGAGTTCAAGTGGCGTGAATTGGGAATCCCATATTCACTCGAAGGGGTCAAACCACCAACAGCAGACCGCGTTAAGAACGCTAAAAAACTCATGGATACCGAAAGTTACCAAGACTATATGAAACGTGTACATGGATAAAAAAGAAGCCTGATGGAAACATCGGGCTTTTGATACTCAATGAAAATCAAAGAGCAGACTAGGAAGCTTGCCGCAGGCTGCTCAAAACATAGTTTTGAGGTTGTGGATAGAACTGACGAAGTCAGTAACATATATACGGCAAGGCGAAGCTGACGTGGTTTGAAGAGATTTTCGAAGAGTATGACTTGCAAAAAAGACTTAGCAAACTAGCTAAGCCTTTTTCTTCTTATCTCGAACGTTGTTTTCCAGCGTTGCGATTTTTGTGTTTTTTCTTGCTTGTGATAGCAGTTGGTTGTTCAGGGGTAACGTCTTTTCGTCCACTTGGTGTAGAGAAAGAACTTGCTTTTGGTGGGTTCTTTGCCAGTTCTTCACGGACTTTTTTGCGAAGTTTTGGACGAACGATATAGTTGACGATAAACTGTTGGAGAATCATCATGAAACCACCAACAACCCAGTAAAGTGTGACACTAGCTGGTGAGAATAGGGAGAAGACGACAATCATGAGTGGGCTCATGTAAATCATTTTCTTGATTTGTTCTCTTTGCATTTCATCTTCTACTCCGTGAAGTGAAAGGAGCGATTGAAGATAATAAAGGACACCAGCGCAGGCAACCAAAATCATACTTGGAGAACCTAGAGGAATGCCTAGGTAGCTTGCTTGAGCAACCCCTTCAGTATGTTGGGCAGCAAAGTAGATAGCAGAGAAGAAAGGCATTTGAAGGAGGATAGGGAAACATCCTACACCACCAAACATGCTGATGCCGTGCTCTTTTTGAGCGGCAAAGAGGGCTTGTTGAGCTTCAAGTTTTTCTTCTTGAGTTGTTGCTTCCTTGAGACGAGTTTGATGTGGTTCAAGGACGTGCTTGAGGGCGTTCATCTTTTCAGAGTGAAGCGTTGCCTTCCATGATTGATAGATACCAAGTGGCAAGATAATCAAGCGCACGATAATGGTTACGATAATGATAGCCATACCAAATCCTAGACCTTTATCAGTAGCGAAGTACTTGATAGCTTCAGCCATAGGCGCTCCGATAGTATTCCAAATCAATCCTGTGGGTTGTCCTGTGGCTTTATCGACATTGACACAGCCAGTTAAGACTAGCAACATAGCCACTCCCATAGCTGAGAGTGCAAAACGTTTAATAGATTTCACTGTTTTTATTCCTTCTTTAAAAATTATACCTTTCTATTCTACTGTTTTTTTACAAAATATACAATAGTTCTAGAGACCTAATTTGCGATTTTAAAGTCAGGGTAGGGAGGAAAGTTGCTCAGTTTGACATCTAAGTAGCTGACTTTTGAAAAAGGTGTCGGTCCTTTGCGGATTTCTTGGATAAATTTTGCCATGATAGCAGATGAGTCTGCTTGGGCTAAGATTTCCACTGTGCCATCGTCGTTATTCCATACCCGACCTGTGATGCCACCAATTTCAAGTGCCAGGCTGTAAACACCCCAACGAAATCCGACTCCTTGTACCCTACCTTGGGCAATCATTCTAACCTTTTGCATACCAAACCCCTTTGATTGTGTTATAATATTTCTATGACTATTATAACCTCAAAAGCCAATTCTGTGGTAAAAAATGCCAAGAAATTACACCAAAAAAAATACCGCAAGTCTGCTTATTTGATTGAAGGCTGGCACTTGTTTGAAGAAGCTGTTCAAGCTGGAGTGACGATTGAAAAAATCTTTGCCCTAGAAAATTACCGAGATCAGTTAGCCTCGTTTCCGCAAACTGTCTGGGTTTCAGAGGATATTTTGCTAGATTTGGCGGATTCTCAGACTCCACAGGGCATTGTTGCGGTGGTTCAAAAAGAAGAAGTAGGACAAGCTGATCTGAGTCAGGGCAAGTTCTTATTTTTGGAAGATGTACAAGATCCTGGTAATGTGGGAACTATCATTCGGACTGCGGATGCAGCAGGTTTTACTGGAGTGATTGTTTCAGAAAAGTCGGCAGATATCTACAGTCTCAAGACCTTACGTTCCATGCAAGGCAGTCATTTTCATCTGCCTATTTACCGAATGTCTAGTCAAAGGCTTCTCGAGGAAGCTAAGGAAGCAGCTATCCCAGTGCTGGCAACAACCCTATCTAAAGATTCTGTTGATTACAGAGAACTGCCTCCTATAGAAAATTTTGTACTAGTCATGGGAAATGAGGGTCAAGGAATTAGTCCCCTCATGGTTGAAAGTGCAGACCAGTTGGTCCATATTAGCATGAAGGGGCAGGCGGAAAGTTTGAATGTTGCAGTTGCGGCCGGTATTTTGATTTTCCATTTAAGCTAATTTTAACTTTCTTTGTTATAATCAAGGAAAGATGTTCATAGAAAAGGAGAAAAGATGAATCACACTATTATTCAAGACCGCGCAGGTCTCAATCAATTTTACGCTAAGGTTTATGCCTTTGTTGGTCTGGGAATTGGACTATCTGCTTTGGTATCAGGCCTTATGTTGACGGTCTTTCAGTCTCAGTTGGTTTACTTTTTGATGCAGGGGCGTCTCTGGTTGACCATTGCTACTTTTGCGGAGCTAGCCTTGGTTTTCGTTGCCAGCAGTATGGCTTCAAAGAATAGTCCAGCGGCTCTTCCAGTATTTTTACTTTACTCAGTATTAAACGGCTTTACCCTCAGTTTTGTGGTGGCCTTCTATACTCCAGGTACCGTTTTATCTGCCTTTGTATCGAGCGCCCTTCTCTTCTTTGTCATGGCGGCAGTTGGTATCTTCACCAAGAAAGATTTGAGTGGCCTTGGTCGGGCTATGATGGCGGCTCTTATCGGTTTGCTGATTGCCATGGTAGTTAATATTTTCTTGGCTAGCGGTTTCTTTGATTATATGATTAGCGTAGCCATGGTCTTGGTCTTCTCTGGGCTGATTGCTTGGGACAACCAAAGAATTCGTCTCGCTTATGAACAATCACAAGGCCGTGTAGCGACAGGTTGGGTTGTATCAATGGCTCTCAGTATCTATCTTGATTTTATCAATCTCTTCCTAAGTATTCTACGTATCTTTGGTCGTAATGACTAGAAGGTCTATGAAATCAGTGTTTTGAGTGACACTGATTTTTTTAAATTTTCTCTTTTCTTTTTTGGGAAATAGGTGTATAATGCTTTTAATTAAATTTTTGAGGAGTAGCCTATGAAGAAAAGTTTTATCCATCAACAAGAAGAAATTTCCTTTGTTAAAAACACTTTTACCCAGTATTTGAAAGATAAGCTAGAAGTTGTCGAAGTTCAAGGTCCTATCTTGAGCAAGGTCGGTGACGGGATGCAGGACAACTTATCTGGTGTGGAAAATCCAGTATCTGTCAAGGTTTTGCAGATTCCTGATGAAACTTATGAAGTGGTGCATTCGCTTGCTAAATGGAAACGCCACACTTTGGCTCGTTTTGGTTTCGGTGAGGGTGAGGGTCTCTTCGTCCACATGAAGGCCCTTCGTCCAGACGAAGACTCGCTGGATGCAACCCACTCTGTCTTTGTGGATCAGTGGGACTGGGAAAAGGTCATTCCAAATGGACAACGTAATATTGCCTATCTAAAAGAAACAGTTGAGAAGATTTATAAGGCTATTCGCCTGACGGAGCTAGCTGTTGAAGCTCGCTATGATATCGAATCTGTCTTGCCAAAACAAATCACTTTTATTCATACAGAAGAGTTGGTAGAACGCTATCCAGACTTGACTCCGAAAGAACGTGAAAATGCAATCTGTAAAGAATTTGGCGCTGTCTTCTTGATTGGTATCGGTGGTGAATTACCAGACGGTAAACCGCACGATGGACGTGCGCCAGACTATGATGACTGGACAAGTGAGTCTGAAAATGGCTACAAGGGTCTAAATGGCGATATTCTTGTCTGGAATGAATCTTTAGGTGGGGCCTTTGAGTTGTCTTCTATGGGAATCCGTGTAGATGAAGAAACGCTTCGCCGTCAGGTTGCCATCACAGGTGATGAAGACCGTTTAGAATTGGAATGGCACAAGGCTTTGTTGAACGGTCTATTCCCATTGACAATCGGTGGAGGAATTGGACAATCTCGTATGGCTATGTTCCTACTTCGCAAGAAACATATCGGAGAAGTGCAAACAAGTGTTTGGCCTCAAGAAGTCCGCGATACTTACGAAAATATTTTGTAGAGAATCGAACCGCAAGGTTCGGTTTTCTTTCTCTTTTTGTCCATAATTTGGTATAATAAACGGTATGAAAATCGTATCAGGAATCTATGGGGGACGTCCCCTCAAGACACTAGAAGGCAAGACGACAAGACCTACTTCGGATAAGGTTAGGGGAGCCATTTTTAACATGATTGGTCCCTACTTTGAAGGGGGACGAGTCTTGGACCTTTATGCAGGTAGTGGTGGTTTATCTATCGAGGCAGTATCGCGTGGCATGTCCAGCGCTGTTTTGGTGGAACGAGACCGTAAGGCTCAGGCTATTGTGGCTGAAAATATTCAGATGACCAAGGAAGTTGGAAAATTTCAATTCCTCAAGATGGATGCAGAAAGGGCATTGGAACAGGTATCTGGGGAATTTGACCTCATCTTCTTAGACCCTCCTTATGCCAAGGAACAAATCGTAGCAGATATTGAAAAAATGGCTGAGAGGGAGCTTTTTTCTGAAGATGTCATGGTCGTGTGTGAGACGGATAAGGCCGTTGAACTTCCAGAAGAAATTGCCTGCCTGGGCATCTGGAAGGAAAAAATTTATGGAATTAGTAAGGTGACAGTCTATGTCAGATAAGATTGGCTTATTCACAGGTTCATTTGATCCGATGACAAATGGGCATCTGGATATCATTGAACGGGCGAGCAAACTCTTTGATAAGCTCTATGTCGGTATTTTTTTTAATCCTCACAAACAAGGATTTCTCCCTATCGAAAATCGTAAACGGGGACTAGAAAAGGCTTTGGAACATTTGGGGAATGTTGAAGTCGTGTTTTCTCATGATGAATTGGTGGTTGATGTCGCAAAAAGACTGGGGGCTACTTGTCTAGTGCGTGGTTTGAGGAATGCGTCGGATTTGCAATATGAAGCCAGTTTTGATTACTACAACCATCAGCTGTCTCCTAATTTAGAGACCATTTATTTACATAGTCGACCTGAACATCTCTATCTCAGTTCATCCAGTGTTAGAGAGCTTTTGAAGTTTGGTCAGGATATTGCTTGCTATGTTCCCGAGAGTATTTTGGAGGAAATAAGAAATGAAAAAAAAGATTAGATGGCCCTTATATGTCATTGCGGCCTTGATTGTGACTTTCTTGGCATTTGTAGTGCCCTTGCCCTACTATATAGAAGTTCCAGGTGGTTCGGAAGATATTCGTCAAGTCCTTAAAGTCAATGACACAGAAGATAAGGAAGCTGGGGCCTATCAATTCGTTACGGTTGGTGTCCAGCATGCTACTTTAGCCCATATGATTTATGCGTGGTTGACGCCTTTTACAGATATTCGTAGTGCTCAGGAGACCACAGGTGGTTCTTCCGATGTGGAATTTATGCGGATCAATCAATTCTACATGCAAACATCACAAAACATGGCCAAGTATCAAGGACTAAAAACAGCTGGTAAGGATATTGAACTAAAATATCTTGGGGTTTATGTCTTGAACGTGACAGATAATTCAACCTTTAAAGGGATTCTCAATATCTCTGATACGGTCACAGCAGTCAATGATCAGACCTTTGATAGTTCCAAAGACTTGATTGATTACGTCAATTCTCAAAAATTAGGAGATTCTGTCAAGGTGACCTATGAAGAGGATGGGCAAACCAAGTCTGCAGAAGGAAAGATTATCACCTTGGAAAATGGCAAAAATGGGATTGGAATCGGTTTGATTGACCGTACAGAAGTGACCAGTGATATCCCAATTCGGTTTTCAACAGCTGGTATCGGCGGTCCAAGTGCTGGTCTCATGTTTAGTCTGGCCATCTATACCCAAATAGCTGACCCTGGCCTTCGAAATGGCCGTATCGTTGCCGGTACAGGAACCATTGACCGCGATGGGAATGTGGGGGACATTGGAGGTATTGATAAGAAAGTTGTAGCTTCGGCTAGAGAAGGTGCTGCTATTTTCTTTGCCCCTGATAACCCTGTTAGCGAAGAAGAACAAAAAGCACATCCGGATGCGAAAAACAACTACCAAACAGCCCTGGAAGCAGCCAAAACAATCAAGACAGATATGAAAATCGTGCCTGTTAAAACCCTACAAGATGCAATTGATTACTTGAAAAACAATCCCTAGTTTTAAGTGAAGTTTCCAAACTAGCGCACAGACAGAGAAGATGGTATAATAGTCAAATGGTTCAATTATTATTCACTCTAAGCAGTCACATGCTCTTTATTTATGTGAGTTTTTACCTTTTAAAGAATCTTGTTAGATGGGAAAAGGTTTTAAAAGTGACAACTGAGAATACAGGAAAAGTTCGTTTATTGGTAGCTTTTTTCAGCATTGTAATGGGCTATATCATGAGTTCTTTCTTTATCAGCCTATATCAGTTGTGGCAAGAAGCGCTTAGAGGATTATTATAAAATCAAATGCAAAGGAAATAAGTATGGAAAAAATTGTGGTTCAAGGTGGCGATAATCGTCTGGTAGGAAGTGTTACGATCGAGGGAGCAAAAAATGCAGTCTTACCTTTGCTGGCAGCGACTATTCTAGCCAGTGAAGGAAAGACCGTCTTGCAGAATGTTCCGATTTTGTCAGATGTTTTCACCATGAATCAGGTGGTTCGTGGTTTGAATGCCAAGGTGGATTTTGATGAGGAAGCTCATCTTGTCGAGGTGGATGCGACTGGCGATATCACTGAGGAAGCTCCTTACAAGTATGTCAGCAAGATGCGTGCATCTATCGTTGTCTTGGGGCCAATTCTTGCTCGTGTAGGTCATGCCAAGGTATCTATGCCAGGTGGTTGTACCATTGGTAGCCGCCCAATTGATCTTCATTTGAAAGGTCTAGAAGCTATGGGGGCTAAGATTAGTCAGACAGCTGGTTACATCGAAGCCAAGGCTGATCGCTTACATGGAGCTCATATCTATATGGATTTCCCAAGTGTTGGTGCTACGCAGAACTTGATGATGGCAGCGACTCTGGCTGATGGCATGACAGTGATTGAGAATGCTGCGCGTGAGCCTGAGATTGTGGACCTAGCCATTTTCCTCAATGAAATGGGAGCCAAGGTTAAAGGTGCTGGTACAGAGACCATTACCATTACCGGTGTTGAGAAACTTCATGGTACGACTCACAATGTAGTCCAAGACCGTATCGAAGCAGGAACCTTTATGGTAGCTGCTGCCATGACTGGTGGTGATGTCTTGATTAAAGACGCTGTCTGGGAGCATAACCGTCCCTTGATAGCCAAATTGCTTGAAATGGGAGTGGAAGTGACAGAGGAGACTGAAGGGATTCGAGTTCGCTCTCAACTGGAAAATCTAAAAGCTGTCCATGTAAAAACCTTGCCACACCCAGGTTTTCCAACGGATATGCAGGCCCAATTTACAGCCTTGATGACCGTTGCAAAAGGGGAATCAACTATGGTGGAGACAGTTTTCGAAAATCGTTTCCAACACCTAGAAGAAATGCGACGCATGGGCTTGCACTCGGAAATTATCCGTGATACAGCTCGTATTGTTGGTGGACAGGCTTTGCAGGGAGCAGAAGTTCTTTCAACTGACCTTCGTGCCAGTGCTGCCTTGATTTTGACAGGTTTGGTAGCACAAGGAGAAACTGTAGTTGGTAAATTGGTTCACTTGGATAGAGGTTACTACCGTTTCCATGAGAAGTTAGCGCAGCTAGGTGCTAAGATTCAGCGGATTGAGGCAAGTGATGAAGATGAATAAGAAATCAAGCTACGTAATCAAGCGTTTACTTCTAGTCATTTTGGTGCTGTTTTTAGGTGCTCTAGCCCTAGGAATTGGCTTAATGGTAGGTTATGGAATTTTGGGCAAGGGTCAAGATCCATGGGCTATCCTGTCTCCAGCAAAATGGCAGGAATTGATTCATAAATTTACAGGAAATTAGGCTGGAGAACCAGTCTTTTTCTAGAGATAAGGAGAAAAATGGATAAAAAAACAAGACAGACACTGATTGGACTGCTAGTGTTATTGCTTTTGTCTGCAGGGAGCTATTATATCAAGCAGATGCAGACGACAGCAAATAGTCCTAAAACTAAGGTTAGTCAGAAAAAACAAGCTTCGGAAGCTCCTAGTCAAGAATTAGCAGAAAGTGTCTTAACAGACGCAGTCAAGAGTCAAATAAAAGGGAGTCTTGAGTGGAATGGCTCAGGTGCTTTTATTGTCAATGGCAATAAAACAAACCTAGATGCCAAGGTTTCAAGTAAACCCTACGCTGATAATAAAACAAAGACAGTGGGCAAGGAAACCGTGCCAACCGTAGCTAATGCCCTCTTGTCTAAGGCTACTCGCCAGTACAAAAATCGTGAAGAAACTGGGAATGGTTCGACTTCATGGACTCCTCCAGGCTGGCATCAGGTTAAGAATCTAAAGGGTACTTATACCCATGCGGTTGATAGAGGTCACTTGTTAGGCTATGCCTTAATCGGTGGCTTGGATGGTTTTGATGCCTCGACAAGCAATCCTAAAAATATTGCTGTTCAGACAGCCTGGGCAAATCAGGCGCAAACTGAGGATTCGACAGGGCAAAACTACTATGAAAGCATGGTGCGTAAAGCCTTAGATCAAAACAAGCGTGTCCGTTACCGTGTAACTCTTTATTATGCTTCAAACGAGGATTTAGTTCCTTCAGCTTCACAGATTGAAGCCAAGTCTTCAGATGGAGAATTGGAATTCAATGTCCTAGTTCCCAATGTTCAAAAGGGGCTTCAACTGGATTACCGAACTGGAGAAGTAACGGTTACTCAGTAAAA contains the following coding sequences:
- the purR gene encoding pur operon repressor, yielding MKLRRSDRMVVISNYLINNPYKLTSLNTFAEKYESAKSSISEDIVIIKRAFEEIEIGHIQTVTGAGGGVIFTPSISSHDAKEMVEDLRAKLSESDRILPGGYIYLSDLLSTPAILKNIGRIIAKSFMDQKIDAVMTVATKGVPLANAVANVLNVPFVIVRRDLKITEGSTVSVNYVSGSSGDRIEKMFLSKRSLKAGSRVLIVDDFLKGGGTVNGMISLLREFDSELAGVAVFADNAQEEREKQFDYKSLLKVTNIDVKNQAIDVEVGNIFDEDK
- a CDS encoding diaminopimelate decarboxylase gives rise to the protein MKTPFINKEDLEAIVAEFPTPFHLYDEKGIREKARAVNQAFSWNKGFKEYFAVKATPTPAILKILQEEGCGVDCSSYVELLMSHKLNFPGSEIMFSSNNTPDKEYAYARELGATINLDAFEDIEHLERAAGIPEIISCRYNPGGVFELGTDIMDNPGEAKFGMTKDQLFEAFAILKEKGTKTFGIHSFLASNTVTHLYYPELARQLFELAVEIKEKLGISLDFINLSGGIGVNYRPEQEPNDIALIGEGVRKVYEEVLTPAGLGQVKIFTELGRFMLAPHGALVTRVTHKKKTYRTYLGVDASAVNLMRPAMYGAYHHITNVTHPDGPAEVVDVVGSLCENNDKFAVNRELPHTEIGDLLVIHDTGAHGFSMGYQYNAKLRSAEILYTEEGKARQIRRAERPEDYFATLYGFDFEE
- the pflA gene encoding pyruvate formate-lyase-activating protein, with the protein product MSEEIIDYGQVTGMVHSTESFGAVDGPGIRFIVFLQGCHMRCQYCHNPDTWAMESNKSRERTVDDVLTEALRYRGFWGDKGGITVSGGEALLQIDFLIALFTKAKEKGIHCTLDTCALPFRNKPRYLEKFDKLMAVTDLVLLDIKEIDEEQHKIVTSQTNKNILACAQYLSDIGKPVWIRHVLVPGLTDRDDDLIELGKFVKTLKNVDKFEILPYHTMGEFKWRELGIPYSLEGVKPPTADRVKNAKKLMDTESYQDYMKRVHG
- the yidC gene encoding membrane protein insertase YidC; its protein translation is MKSIKRFALSAMGVAMLLVLTGCVNVDKATGQPTGLIWNTIGAPMAEAIKYFATDKGLGFGMAIIIVTIIVRLIILPLGIYQSWKATLHSEKMNALKHVLEPHQTRLKEATTQEEKLEAQQALFAAQKEHGISMFGGVGCFPILLQMPFFSAIYFAAQHTEGVAQASYLGIPLGSPSMILVACAGVLYYLQSLLSLHGVEDEMQREQIKKMIYMSPLMIVVFSLFSPASVTLYWVVGGFMMILQQFIVNYIVRPKLRKKVREELAKNPPKASSFSTPSGRKDVTPEQPTAITSKKKHKNRNAGKQRSR
- a CDS encoding acylphosphatase, with the translated sequence MQKVRMIAQGRVQGVGFRWGVYSLALEIGGITGRVWNNDDGTVEILAQADSSAIMAKFIQEIRKGPTPFSKVSYLDVKLSNFPPYPDFKIAN
- a CDS encoding TrmH family RNA methyltransferase — translated: MTIITSKANSVVKNAKKLHQKKYRKSAYLIEGWHLFEEAVQAGVTIEKIFALENYRDQLASFPQTVWVSEDILLDLADSQTPQGIVAVVQKEEVGQADLSQGKFLFLEDVQDPGNVGTIIRTADAAGFTGVIVSEKSADIYSLKTLRSMQGSHFHLPIYRMSSQRLLEEAKEAAIPVLATTLSKDSVDYRELPPIENFVLVMGNEGQGISPLMVESADQLVHISMKGQAESLNVAVAAGILIFHLS
- a CDS encoding Bax inhibitor-1/YccA family protein; amino-acid sequence: MNHTIIQDRAGLNQFYAKVYAFVGLGIGLSALVSGLMLTVFQSQLVYFLMQGRLWLTIATFAELALVFVASSMASKNSPAALPVFLLYSVLNGFTLSFVVAFYTPGTVLSAFVSSALLFFVMAAVGIFTKKDLSGLGRAMMAALIGLLIAMVVNIFLASGFFDYMISVAMVLVFSGLIAWDNQRIRLAYEQSQGRVATGWVVSMALSIYLDFINLFLSILRIFGRND
- the asnA gene encoding aspartate--ammonia ligase — its product is MKKSFIHQQEEISFVKNTFTQYLKDKLEVVEVQGPILSKVGDGMQDNLSGVENPVSVKVLQIPDETYEVVHSLAKWKRHTLARFGFGEGEGLFVHMKALRPDEDSLDATHSVFVDQWDWEKVIPNGQRNIAYLKETVEKIYKAIRLTELAVEARYDIESVLPKQITFIHTEELVERYPDLTPKERENAICKEFGAVFLIGIGGELPDGKPHDGRAPDYDDWTSESENGYKGLNGDILVWNESLGGAFELSSMGIRVDEETLRRQVAITGDEDRLELEWHKALLNGLFPLTIGGGIGQSRMAMFLLRKKHIGEVQTSVWPQEVRDTYENIL
- the rsmD gene encoding 16S rRNA (guanine(966)-N(2))-methyltransferase RsmD encodes the protein MKIVSGIYGGRPLKTLEGKTTRPTSDKVRGAIFNMIGPYFEGGRVLDLYAGSGGLSIEAVSRGMSSAVLVERDRKAQAIVAENIQMTKEVGKFQFLKMDAERALEQVSGEFDLIFLDPPYAKEQIVADIEKMAERELFSEDVMVVCETDKAVELPEEIACLGIWKEKIYGISKVTVYVR
- the coaD gene encoding pantetheine-phosphate adenylyltransferase, translating into MSDKIGLFTGSFDPMTNGHLDIIERASKLFDKLYVGIFFNPHKQGFLPIENRKRGLEKALEHLGNVEVVFSHDELVVDVAKRLGATCLVRGLRNASDLQYEASFDYYNHQLSPNLETIYLHSRPEHLYLSSSSVRELLKFGQDIACYVPESILEEIRNEKKD
- a CDS encoding SepM family pheromone-processing serine protease, encoding MKKKIRWPLYVIAALIVTFLAFVVPLPYYIEVPGGSEDIRQVLKVNDTEDKEAGAYQFVTVGVQHATLAHMIYAWLTPFTDIRSAQETTGGSSDVEFMRINQFYMQTSQNMAKYQGLKTAGKDIELKYLGVYVLNVTDNSTFKGILNISDTVTAVNDQTFDSSKDLIDYVNSQKLGDSVKVTYEEDGQTKSAEGKIITLENGKNGIGIGLIDRTEVTSDIPIRFSTAGIGGPSAGLMFSLAIYTQIADPGLRNGRIVAGTGTIDRDGNVGDIGGIDKKVVASAREGAAIFFAPDNPVSEEEQKAHPDAKNNYQTALEAAKTIKTDMKIVPVKTLQDAIDYLKNNP
- a CDS encoding DUF1146 family protein, yielding MVQLLFTLSSHMLFIYVSFYLLKNLVRWEKVLKVTTENTGKVRLLVAFFSIVMGYIMSSFFISLYQLWQEALRGLL
- the murA gene encoding UDP-N-acetylglucosamine 1-carboxyvinyltransferase; this translates as MEKIVVQGGDNRLVGSVTIEGAKNAVLPLLAATILASEGKTVLQNVPILSDVFTMNQVVRGLNAKVDFDEEAHLVEVDATGDITEEAPYKYVSKMRASIVVLGPILARVGHAKVSMPGGCTIGSRPIDLHLKGLEAMGAKISQTAGYIEAKADRLHGAHIYMDFPSVGATQNLMMAATLADGMTVIENAAREPEIVDLAIFLNEMGAKVKGAGTETITITGVEKLHGTTHNVVQDRIEAGTFMVAAAMTGGDVLIKDAVWEHNRPLIAKLLEMGVEVTEETEGIRVRSQLENLKAVHVKTLPHPGFPTDMQAQFTALMTVAKGESTMVETVFENRFQHLEEMRRMGLHSEIIRDTARIVGGQALQGAEVLSTDLRASAALILTGLVAQGETVVGKLVHLDRGYYRFHEKLAQLGAKIQRIEASDEDE